Sequence from the Trichomycterus rosablanca isolate fTriRos1 chromosome 10, fTriRos1.hap1, whole genome shotgun sequence genome:
GGCTTGTATTTTGAGTATTTTGAGTATTTTGAGTATTTTGAGTATTTGAAGTTCTGTATACCGAAATATTTATGGTTACGTTTTTACATGCCAATTATCAGCCAATCAAGGGTTAAGATAACCCAAAGTTTGTCCAGTTTCTCACAGCTTTGCATCTGCGATTTGCTGTTTACAGAGGTTCAGACTGTGACTTAAAAGCACTATGATTCAAATGATTTTGTAATACCTGTAATGCAACAGCACCAGAAACATTCTGCACATATTGGATATAATGGAGTACGGCAGATCTTTAAAAAGCAGGTAGGCCATGAAATTACTCATAACACTGTTGCACAGTGAGGGTTTGATTTTTCAGCACCCAAAACAGCTAGGATGAAGTTTTACAGGCAGTTATTGCTTGTTTTAGACTGCTTAtcacagtgtgtgagtgtgtgcttaCTTTTAACCACACCTAAACCATAACATCTGACATGGTAAAGAGACAATGCTGGTTGTATTTGTTGCTGTTTTGGACAGCTTGCAGTTACTGAGggaatttaaaatgtagcaGGTTTTTTTTCAGGATTTACACATTACTGCAGATAAATTTAAATAGAAGTTGATGATACAACAAGTTTAATAGATGTTTAACAAAAGTTAGATGATAAAACTAGGCAATGAGCTAAAATAATACAATGGAGTactgtaatataataaagttaTGTGATTAACTCATAAAACCTTATAGAGCTCAGGAGGATAACAACATATTTCGCTTACCCACTACGATTCTGTCTTTGAAACAGACACTTGAAACATTCTCCAAGTTAGATTTGTTTAGGTTGTTAAGGTCGGTTAGAAAGTCTGATAACATTTCAAACGAAGTCTCGCCAAATCTTATGTTTTTCTCTTGGTTCGGTGAAGATTGTATCAGTGTTTTAGACGCTGTAGACTTAAAtaaaacgttgttcatactaaTATCTTTATTAACTTGCTTTATAcgaaaataaactttttttgtGTCTGGTGGTTTTATGAACGTCGATGAAACTGTTTTACGTTAAATAACGGATGCTTTTAGGACACACTAGATGGCGCCATTATGGTTAACAACAGCAATCTTTTCTCGTGGCAGAAATGCTACATTCAAGTGTGTTTAAAATTACTGCAAACAAAAGTTTCCGACCTAACAGTTATAATCTCTCGACTTGTGACTAAAAGTCTTCTAAAACTGAGAAAAGAACTGTTTCCAAATAAAACAGTAGTCTTTTCAAAAAATCATAGACCATGCTAGAAGCATTTcttaataaaacagaatatttaATTGGTAATGTTTCTAATGGTGCATTGTCATTGCAGCCATTAAAACGAACaacaaaaacatgttaaaataattttctttttaaaatttatttattgattttaaatacaaatgGATTTTTTTGCGTTTAAACGAGTAATCCAATTTATCTTCAATGCATACTTTTAGAATGTGAAACAAAGGAAATTGAATCTTCAAGATTTAGCAGTTTATCATAAaatcaaaaacatattttttttgaCAACTGCAAGAGGTTTtggtttgcttgtttgttttaaatatgATCTTTTGATTCTTTACAGatgtaaaagtaattaaaataataattattaaaaataatattaaaagtgtATAAAGTTTAGGGATGTTACATGTCTGTTAACATGAATGCTTGGGGATTTGGGAAATCCCATCTAACACTAAATGGCTATGGGATCTTTTTCAAgggttatttaaaaagaaaatgtgaatAAGCCATTGTCTTTACAACGAAGTGTTTTGgtgtcctctctctctctttttctgctTAATCTGTAGTGTTTTAGGGTGCACATAGTTCTTGACCAAGACATATTGGCCagtgaaaaagaaaataaaacatactgATTATACATTAATTAAGCACTTTATTATGTATACCCATCTGGTATATATACATTAACTGATTGTTTTATAAGCTACTCCTACCATATAAATGTATGGtctgttgctttgtacacttGTGTTACACTTATACCACAGTACAGCACAGCTTGTAAAGTAATTTTCACAACTAAGGCCTTACCTACAGTTCACGGACCTTGAAATGAGTCGTTTTCcatgaaatatgcaatttgctgtgaaattcaaaatttaaggtttctGTTGAGTGATTTAACATTCACGTagcatatgaaatatgaggcgcaatatgcaatatgagatggtcctagcaatcatacgccAATTACATTAgtataacagacttttctgtggtgtgatgtgatttatgtgtgtgtttacatattgaatGTATTTTGTCCCTTTGAGGATTCAGTTCaattcaatcaatcaattaaaataatctctctgatcatctctctgtagtctgtgctggtctttaaagaacaagccagtaaagtattaagcTCCTGATAATTTGCCTATGTACAGTTTACttctcagcaaactctaaagatgctcggttacattagcaatcggttagacaaaatgtccaagatgtcaaagtctaaagcagctaaaaacaccacTCAGGTAACACGGACGAGTATTTTCGTCTACGAGAAGGTGCTGTTAAGGTAGGatgactgtgtattgtagcttccattaatTATATCATTTAATTTACGAGTGTTCTTAAATGACTGTCGTgacttgtggcacttttgtttaaaaatctgtgaaacccgtgaaattaagcaaattttcccgtgaatttagcAGAGCCCTACTCATAACACTACTACtcatgtacctaataaagtgctcagtaaatGTTTGTGCGTACAGTAGGTGTCAGTAACGCTACAATTAATCCAGTAAGAAGAAAACGAAGCAGAAACTAAAGAAGGAAGCAAAATTAGAAGGAAGAGGCGAAAGCATGGCGGACATGGAAGGAAAGGGTAAACCTATTTGTGAATATGCTAAGAGGATTGATCCTACCAAGGAAAATCTGACACGTGAACAGTTACAATTCATTCGGCAAGCAGAGCTTGCTCAGTGGAAGAAGAATAGCCAGAAGCTTCGCACTCGAAATCTTCTAACTGGACTTGCTATTGGAGCCATAGTAATGGGCATATGTATCCTCTTTACACAAGGTTATTGCGGGTAGTGTGTTATCTAACCATGCTAGAAATTATAATTTCATAATTGTATTGCACCTGTGTTTTACTGATGTGTTATCTACTGTTTAATTGCAAAGTAGTTTTAACTGAAATggtttatctgtctgtttttttatatCTGGTGTGTAGAcgttttatatccactgtatttCTGTCTACTGTGGCTGTAATAGCATCTCTTTTGCTAGGTCACTGTGCTTTTTTGGCAAAATGAAGAAAATGCACCAGTGCAATTTCCTCATCACCACTAAAGAAAAATTgagatttagtttttattgaTGTGCTATGCTGTCATtgctttaaaattttaaaaatgaaacatttgACTTACATAGCACCTTTCTCACACCCAAGGACGCAAAAAAATAAGGGCACCTACTTCATGAAATGGGGCCCCACTAGTGCAGAAAAAGCTAGGATGCaccatatacaaccccaaatcagaaaatgttgggaccaggggcggagccagggggtggccagtggtggccatggccaccataaatgaatcttcggccacccctccggcccccccatcaccgctttgccggcaactttttttgcggaagcatttctgcacgcaggtgttctcacagg
This genomic interval carries:
- the LOC134321773 gene encoding cytochrome c oxidase assembly factor 3 homolog, mitochondrial; protein product: MADMEGKGKPICEYAKRIDPTKENLTREQLQFIRQAELAQWKKNSQKLRTRNLLTGLAIGAIVMGIYGYTFYSVSQEKIMDELDEEAKVAGRIRNARTGAN